One part of the Natronosalvus amylolyticus genome encodes these proteins:
- a CDS encoding ParA family protein, whose protein sequence is MIPYTVWSEAGGVGKTTFAVNLARAHVNRGQRVLAIDMDPQDGGLTHHFGVDDMKADGEVDNLVLHMIGRPRGPFEDIVRTAEGIDIIPSHNMLGTLADLLNKAADLEEDTNPDPEYVFEKEKQLRRVLIEASVPEEYDVIVIDPPASEGQHLYNAVYATSNLLIPFEPSPKGEKSVDGLREVISGLESALGDVDVGVLGAVPNKVKGTNINKKYIQALEDEDIPVAPITLGERGSMLGDAWDNQVSAYELDENAAHRDLRDYEQPTLEKFDELAAFIVEQFESPEVPA, encoded by the coding sequence ATGATCCCATATACGGTCTGGTCGGAGGCAGGTGGTGTCGGTAAAACGACCTTTGCCGTCAATCTGGCTCGAGCACACGTCAACCGCGGTCAGCGAGTACTGGCGATCGACATGGACCCACAGGACGGTGGGCTCACCCATCACTTCGGCGTCGACGATATGAAAGCAGATGGGGAGGTTGACAATCTTGTCTTACACATGATTGGTCGCCCGCGCGGACCGTTCGAGGATATCGTCCGCACTGCTGAAGGCATCGATATCATCCCGAGCCATAATATGCTGGGGACGCTCGCTGATCTCCTCAACAAAGCTGCCGACCTCGAGGAAGATACAAATCCGGATCCGGAGTACGTCTTCGAGAAGGAAAAACAGCTTCGTCGGGTACTGATCGAAGCGTCGGTCCCGGAGGAGTACGACGTAATCGTCATCGACCCACCGGCGTCTGAAGGCCAGCACCTGTACAATGCAGTGTATGCGACGTCGAACCTCTTGATTCCGTTCGAACCGTCCCCGAAGGGCGAGAAAAGCGTCGACGGACTCAGGGAAGTTATTTCAGGTCTCGAATCTGCCCTCGGTGACGTCGACGTTGGCGTACTCGGTGCCGTCCCGAACAAGGTCAAGGGCACGAACATTAATAAAAAGTATATCCAGGCGCTCGAGGACGAAGATATCCCTGTCGCTCCGATTACGCTGGGCGAACGCGGGTCGATGCTGGGTGACGCCTGGGACAATCAAGTGAGTGCCTACGAATTAGACGAAAATGCGGCCCATCGTGATCTGCGCGACTACGAGCAACCGACGCTCGAGAAATTCGACGAACTGGCTGCGTTTATCGTCGAGCAATTCGAGTCGCCGGAGGTACCAGCATGA